From a region of the Lactuca sativa cultivar Salinas chromosome 4, Lsat_Salinas_v11, whole genome shotgun sequence genome:
- the LOC111886928 gene encoding uncharacterized protein LOC111886928, whose protein sequence is MPQIPNCGNNATPTPPEINTVAFQAAVSAVVTAALAQVRNGNNGDDVGQGIRSTNHGTKHRATRTYTYKDFTNAKPRTLNGTGGVIALKRWIEKVESVFEICGCPDECKVKFASYTFTDQALSWWNGHIEAMTLPMANALPWEELKEMILAEYCPRGEIQKMEHEQWNLTVQNSDIDVYISRFSELSLLCPGMITSEGKNIERFIWGLTAPIQGNVIAENPETFDSAKRLAKKLYDHGNKKGAQTVEVEVKKEGENKKGKKTSKRENKTRNHLRNNKRWLFMRQHKLPPHHMLQPHPHQMLQSSTQEISPNVKNATSTIMGNAER, encoded by the coding sequence ATGCCTCAAATACCCAACTGTGGAAACAACGCAACACCAACCCCGCCGGAGATAAATACAGTTGCATTCCAAGCAGCGGTGTCTGCTGTGGTCACTGCAGCACTTGCGCAGGTTCGCAATGGAAACAACGGAGACGACGTCGGACAGGGAATAAGAAGCACAAATCATGGAACAAAGCACAGAGCCACACGAACCtacacctacaaggatttcaccaacgccaaacctcGAACCCTTAACGGAACAGGAGGCGTAATAGCCTTGAAGCGATGGATTGAGAAAgtagaatcagtctttgaaatctgcgggTGTCCCGATGAgtgcaaggtcaagttcgcatcCTACACATTCACTGATCAAGCTCTctcctggtggaatggccacatagAGGCCATGACACTCCCGATGGCGAACGCGTTGCCATGGGAAGAGCTTAAAGAAATGATACTGGCTGAATACTGTCCAAGAGGCGAAATCCAGAAGATGGAACACGAACAGTGGAACCTCACAGTTCAAAACTCCGATATCGATGTGTACATATCCAGATTTAGTGAGCTATCTCTTCTGTGCCCTGGAATGATCACCTCAGAAGGGAAAAATATTGAGAGATTTATCTGGGGACTGACTGCACCTATCCAAGGGAATGTCATTGCGGAAAACCCTGAGACGTTTGATAGCGCCAAGAGACTAGCCAAGAAATTGTATGATCACGGTAACAAGAAGGGTGCCCAAACAGTGGAAGTGGAGGTTAAGAAAGAAGGAGAGAATAAGAAAGGGAAAAAAACAAGCAAAAGGGAAAACAAAACTCGGAATCAtctaagaaacaacaaacggTGGCTGTTCATGCGGCAACACAAGCTAccaccacaccacatgctccagcctcatccaCACCAAATGCTCCAAAGCAGTACTCAGGAAATCTCCCCAAATGTaaaaaatgcaacttccaccatcatgGGGAATGCAGAGAGATGA